A segment of the Acidobacteriota bacterium genome:
GAAGTCAGTCCTCTTTATCGAGCCGGCGACGGTGAGGAGTTCCCCCACGCTAATCCATCGAAACGGCGAATACGGACATGGAAGGCCTCAAGACTTATCCAATACGGTCTTCGGGCTCAGGGGGCCGTCCTCCTTCTCGCAGCAGCAGGCGGCGGGCCGCCTCAATGTCGGCCCGGGATGCGCATTCACTGAAAAACTCGGCGGTTTTCATGGCGGAAACCTTCTCGGCCATAGCCGTCGTCACGAACTGATCGATGCTGGCGCCGTCGGCCTTGCCGATTTCTGCAACGGCTGCCTTCAACGACGCAGGCAACCGCAATGGATAGGTGCTGAGCTGTCTTTTCATGGCGAGAGCCTCCTGGGGTGAAAGCAACGCAATTTACGACTTGCCCAACTTGCAGCTTACATGGAGAGCCGGACATGATGATTGGCAACCAAGCTCCCTTTGCAAAAAAGGCGCTTGTCTTTGTCCGGAATGGGTGCTATCGATTGAGGTTAAAAAGACTTCCGAAAGAATCCAGCCATGATGTTCTACGTCCTACTCATAGTGATCTTTATAGCGTCTCTACCCTTCGTGATCTGGCTGGTCGATACCCTCAGGCACAACAAACACCTTCCGTGGGAAGCTCGAATATTGG
Coding sequences within it:
- a CDS encoding toxin-antitoxin system HicB family antitoxin, with amino-acid sequence MKRQLSTYPLRLPASLKAAVAEIGKADGASIDQFVTTAMAEKVSAMKTAEFFSECASRADIEAARRLLLREGGRPPEPEDRIG